AGCGATAACGGCAGGAAAAGAAGAAAAACTCGAAGCCTATAAAATGCAGGAAAAGTTTCTCTGCGGGGAGATAGCATCATATGAAAAACTCCTCCCCCCCTTGAAACGGCAGGAAGAGAACTTTCCAACAGAAAACGAAGATATTAAGCCGGTAAAAGATGATATCGAGCGGCTGATGAAGGAGGTGATTCATCAGCATAAACGAAACAGGAAACATCTCGAGAAAAAGCTTGCCGGGCTAAAAACGGAACTCGATGCGGTGAGAAAGAAAAAGAGTAGTCGTATTCGTTCCCGCAAAACCAGCCTGCCCTCATTTATAGACATTTCGGTATAATCCCGGTAACATCCGGCGGAGGGAAAACTCCCGCCCGCTCAAGCCTCTTTTACAATACCCGGTAAAAAACGCTTTGACCGTTGGGGTCCATCGGTCCTGATAAGGATCCCGGACTGAGCGGATTAAAAAATAGCCGGGGTGTGATCTTGAACATCGGAGTGATCTGTGATTGTATAAAACAGAAAGTATATCCGGGGTATCGGGAAAGAGGTATTGTAAATGGAAAAGGAACCTGTTTATTTAATTGACGGATACAGTCTCATCTACAGAGCATACTATGTTCATCTGCGAAATCCCCTCAGAAACCCGAAGGGGGAGAACACTTCCTCGATATTCGGATTCTTCCGGTCGCTCGATAAACTGATGAAGTTAAAAAAACCGCAATATATCGGTGTCATTATGGATTCGACGACTCCGACCTTCAGGCACGATATGTATCCCGAATACAAGGCAACCCGTCAAAAAGCGCCGCCCGATCTTCACGCGCAGATACCCCGTATCGAGAAAATACTCGAAGCACGGGGCATTGCATGTATTCGAAAAGACGGATATGAAGCCGACGATATAATCGCCACAATTGCCGGGCTTTGCAGCGCCGAAAAGAGACCCTGCTGGATTCTTTCAAAGGACAAGGACCTTCTCCAGCTTGTCGATGAATCGGTAAAGATCATCAACCTTGAAAAGGGGTTTGAAGATTTAGTCGAATGGGGAAGGGAGGAAGTCTTCAAAAACAAGGGTTTGTATCCCGAGCAGATAATCGATTACCTGAGTCTTATGGGCGACACATCCGACAATATTCCCGGGGTCAGGGGAATCGGTGAAAAAAGTGCGCTGAAACTCCTCGCAGACTGGAAAACCCTGGACAACATCTACGCCCATCTCGATGATATCGCCCCGGAATCCCAACGCCGGAAACTCGCTGAAGGCAGGGAAAGCGCCCGCATGAGCAGGGAACTCATCGTCCTCAAGCGGGATGTTCCTTTTTACGGCATCGAGTCTCTCATCCGCAGACCCCCGGACCGGATGCGCGTCATCGAATTGTACCGGGAAGAGGATATGAAGTCCTTTCTCTCGGACCTCGATGAGGAAAATGTCCCGGACACCGGACTCTCGGCGACCGCCCCCGGAACCTACCGGCCCGTGACCACACTCGGGGAGATAGATTCATGGATTGGTGCGGCGAAAAAAGCCGGCGTGTTTTCATTCGATGTCGAGACCGACAATAAGGACGCGATGCGCGCGCGGCCTATCGGTATTTCATTGGCGATTGAAAAAGGCCGCGCATGTTATATACCAATTCACGCGCACAACGTCCAATGCCCGGACGAAGAGGACATCAAAAAAAGAATCGCCTCCCTGCTCGAGGACGCCTCGCTTCGTTTGGTCGGTCAGAATATCAAGTATGACTACAAGGTAATGAAACGGTGGGGGATCGAAATCCGGAACTGTTATTTCGATACCATGGTGGCGGCGTGGGTATGCGACGCGACGGCGGGACGGTACAATATGGACACACTCTCGGAGCGGCACCTTCATTATAAAACAATCCGTTACAGCGAACTCATTCCCCGCGGGGACTCCTCGACGCTGGAAGAACTGGACATCGCGGCCGTTTCCGATTATGCCGGAGAAGATGCGGATATCACACTCAGACTCTATCATTTTTTTTCAAATCTTTTCGGGGAAAAAGGCAATGAAAAACTCGAAAAACTTTTTTATGAAACGGAAATGCCGCTTGTGACTATCCTCGCGGAAATGGAACTGAATGGGATCATCCTCGATCACGAAAAGCTGTCGCGATACGGAAAGGAAATCGACGGGAGTCTGATAGAAATCGAAAAGCAAATTTACCGGGACGTCGGACACGAGTTCAATATACGCAGCACAAAAGAGCTGCAGAAAGTGCTTTTCGAGGAACTGAGTCTCCCCAGACTCAAGAAGACGAAAACCGGCTATTCGACCGACTCCCAGGTCCTCGAAGAGCTGCAGAATCAAAGCACCGTCGCGCAAAGCGTATTGCGGCACAGAATCCTTTCCAAACTGAAATCGACCTACGTGGACACCCTCCCGGAACAGATAATCGGTGAAACGGGACGGCTGCACACCCACTATCTGCAAACAGGTACCGCAACGGGCAGGCTTTCCAGTATCGAACCGAATCTCCAGAATATACCGGTACGGGAGGATGAAGGGAGACGTATCAGGGACGCCTTTACCGCTGCAAGGGGGTGTCTCTTCCTTTCCGCCGATTATTCCCAGATCGAACTGATGATTTTAGCCCATCTCTCGAACGACCTCAGACTTATCGAGGCCTTTAGCACGGGAAAGGACATTCACACTCACACGGCCGCCGTTTTGTTTCATGAAAAGGAAGAGGAAGTCCTTCCCGCCCATCGAAGAGTCGGAAAGACGATCAACTTCGGCGTCATCTACGGGATGTCCTCCTATCGGCTTTCCAGGGATCTGAAAATCGCACGGGCCGATGCCGACCGCTTTATTTCGGCATATTTTACCGAATATGCCGGAGTCGACGAGTTCAGAAAGCAAACGATAAAAAAAGCCGAAAAACAGGGGTACGTCGAAACCCTCTGGGGAAGGCGCCGAAGGCTTCCCAATATCAATAATCCAAACAAAACCGTAAAAACCGCCGAAGAGCGGATAGCGGTCAACACCCCGATACAGGGAACCGCGGCGGATATCGTAAAACGAGCGATGATCTCTGTGACGGATGCATGCGCAAAAAGAAATCTGAAAACAAAACTGCTTCTCCAGGTACATGACGAACTCATCTTCGAGGTACCGGAAGAGGAGGCCGATGAGGCCGGCCGGCTCATAAAAAAGACGATGGAAGAGGCGGTCCCTCTCAAGGTCCCCCTCAAGGTATCGATCGAAAAAGGAAAAACATGGGGTGAAATCCATTAGCCGGACATAACCGGAACAATCCGGTTATTCGGGGCAATCCGGCCCTGTATATAGCCCGCCTGAATACCGAAATTCTTCCTCAATGCATAACGGCGATCTGTCGATAAACTAAATGAGGTTATCGCGGGAGTATGTCATAATGGAAAGTAAACACATCCTTATCGTCATTATCTGTATTTGCGCTTTTCTGGTCGTTGTCTTTGGCGTCGGTTTCTGGTGGACGCTGCCCGAACTCGAAAAACAAACCGATTCGGCGGGCGGCGACCGGTCGGGTACCTCCTATGACATTATACAGCACACGAGAAGCGAGAGTGAACCAATCGGTCTAAAACCTACTGCCGCCCCGTCCGAGACAATGGAAATTACCTATGGTGAAAAGGAGGAGCGGGACGCCGGAGAAACGGCGGATGAGCTTTCGGAAGAGGAATCGGAAAAGACGAAAGAGACGGAAGTGAAGACCGAAGCGGAAAAGAACGATACGAAAAAAGAGGAACCGACAAATAAAGAAGAAAAACAAGAAAAAGTGGTTATCAGGGTCGAAAGAAAAAAAGAAACGTATCCGAAGGTGTGGGTAGAAAAACCGGAAGCGACGAAAAAAATCACGGCCGCGCCCACTCCCGCCCCCCGGAAGGAAAAACGGGTAATCGAGTACTGGATACAGATCGGTGCGTATAAAAGCAAAAGCAAGTCGGAGGAGCAAAACGAGAAACTCCTTCAGCACGGATTTCAGGCGCGTATTCAGACAAAGGACGTCAATGGAACGACCTACTACCGGGTGAGAATCGGGCCGTACCGGAACAAGGCCGAGGCGGAAAAATTCCTCTCCTGGATAAAGGTAATCGACGGTATGGAGGACAGTTATATTTCGGAAGTACCGACTCAAAAACACACGAACTAATACATTACCGGATGATCGAACGTTTATTCCGGTTGAAAGGTTTATGGCACCGTTTTTCCTTATCAAAAAAAAGTATTTGGAAACTCGGTGCTTTTTTTTTCGGATATATTTTAATGTCTCGCGGCCCTGCCGGGATGTATCATCCCTGCTTTTCTTTCAACCTCCGGCTCAGGGTGGACTGATTGATGCCGAGATAGGTCGCCGCGATCGACTGGTTTCCCTTTGCCCGTTCCAGTGCCTTTTCAATAAAAAAATCTTCCGCTTCTTTCAGCGTGGGTATTCTGCCCGAATAGGAAATTGAAAAATCCTTTTTCGCGGTCCGCGAATCCTCCCGGGCATTTCCCCCCGTACGCTTTTTAATATACTCCTTGAAAACGGAAAGGGACAACACCGGTGTTTCACATCTGCTGACCGCGTCATAAATCATCGATTGCAGTTCCCGTATATTTCCGGGAAAATGATAAGAGGAAAGTAACGGGAATATCTGGTCCGGTATGCCGGGGGTTTTCCTGCTCATTGATTGCGCGGACTGTTCGACAAAGTGATTGATGAGAAGGGGGATATCTTCCGGCCTCTCCCGGAGCGGCGGCATATGTATATGATGGATAATGAGACGGTAATAGAGGTCATTGCGGAAGGTATTGTCGTTTTGTTTTTGTTCGAGATCCGTATTGGTTGCGGCGATTATTCTCGCGTCCGAAATTTTTACCACATCGGAACCAAGGGGATAATATTCCTTGTCCTGCAGCAGACGAAGAAGCTTCACCTGTGAAGTGTTATCCATATCACCGATTTCATCGAGGAAAAGGGTTCCTCCGGAAGCCTGTTCAATGAGACCGGGCCGCGAAGAATCCGCGCCGGTGAACGCCCCCTTTTTATGGCCGAAAAGGGTATCTGAAAACATTGTATCGTCGAGTCCGCCCACATTGACCGGAACAAAATTGCCCGTTCTGTTGCTGAGCCGGTGTATAGCCCTGGCTATGAGCTCTTTTCCGACACCGCTTTCACCGGTAACGAGAACGGGTTTGGGCGTACATGCAATCGCCTCGGCATATTTAAAAATACTCTTCAAGGCATTGGCGGTCGTGATTATCTCCGCAAAAACCTCCGGGTGATGGATATCCTGTGAGAGAACCTGTCGTTTCAGGGTATCCACTTCAAACTGCAATTCACGTATCTCCAGCGCGGTGCGGATACTGGAAGTGAGGCGGCTGTTTTCAACCGGTTTCACCATGTAATCGAAAGCCCCGCATTTCATGCATTCGACGGCCGTTTCCACCTTATTGGAACCCGTTACCACGATAACCGGAATCTGGGGATATTTTTCTTTAATAAGGGAAAGCAGGTCCTGGCCTTTGACATGAGGCATGAAAAGGTCCAGAACGGCTACAGAAATTTTCCTTTCGGCGAGCATCCCGGGCACCTCTCTCGAATCGGAACAAAGAATGAAATTGTTTATCCCATTGAATTTCAAAGCCATTTTATACGATTCGAGCACATCTTCTTCATCATCAACGAGAAGAAGGGGGTCGAGAGGGAATATTGTTTTCATATTCATGTACCTCCGTCAGATAACGGAAAATTTTCATACGCTGTGCAGTCTTCGAAGCAGAGGTTTCCCGGGCTTTTTTTTGTATTCGTCGATTGCTTCGCGGAAATGTTTTTCCATCACGGCAACGAATTTATCCGCCCTCCAACTATGCGCGTTATCGGCGGCCTCCCTTGATTTTTCCTCATAGAGCGATCTGTCCGATAGAAGGGCGATACAGAGTTCGGCAATCTCTTCATGATTTCTCGATGACGCCAGCAATCCGCCCCTGTTTCCTTCCATGATCATCTGGACGCCGTTTTGACTCACACCGACGACCGGGGTACCGAAGGCCTGCGCCTCGAGAACAACAAGACCCTGTGTTTCTGATATCGAGGGGAACACGAATATATCCGCCGCCTTGTAATAGGCATAAAGATCTTCCCTGCTTAAATATCCCTTGAGAATGATACTATCGGTCATCTTCATCTGTTTGATCATCTCGGTTACTTCCGGTACCAGGGGACCGTCGCCGGAAAGGATGAGAATGGCATCGGGGATCTTTTTTTTGATCAGGGGGAATGCCTTCACGACATACCCGACAGATTTTTCACGGCATATACGCGATGCGAAAAGCAGAATCCGCTTCTTCCTGTCGATATCGAGGTGACGATCCACAAGCTCCTGATTGACCGTTCTCTTCATCCCTTCGATATCGATGCCCGTCGGACAAAGAACAAGGCGTGATGTAACGCCGTACCCTTCGAGAATCCGCTTGATCTGCGGGGACGGAACAAAGGTGTAACTGCCGAGCCCGCATATGAGTTTACTGACGGCTTTCACCAAAACCCTCATGATTCGCCTGGGAAGAAAGATATAATGGCCGTATTGTTCGAAATGAGTGTGATAGGTATGTGTCAGTGGAATACCGAGTTTTTTTGAAATCCAGACACCGTACCCGCTCACCAGAAGGGGATGCTGGATATGGATGATATCCAGATTCAGGGCTTCAATGTCGACCCTGAATCCAAGCCATGGAAAGGTGATGTAATGCTCCTGATGCGTCGGAAGCGGGAAACCGAAACATCGATACACCGAAATTCCAGGTTTTGAGGGGTCCTTCGGTTCGTTTTTCGTCCCTTTATACCGTGGACAGAAAATCGAAACATGGTGCCCTCGCTTTACGAGTTCCTCTGAAAACGAGAGTGTCGAGGTCGAAACGCCGTTGATAACGGGATAATAAGTGTCTGTAAATATTCCAATATGCATAGGTATGATCGTATTCTCCAGATTATGCCGCCTTTGTCAAGGGCTCATAGCCAAAAACTGTCTTACCCCGGATTATCCGTGCATACGGCCGTTTCCGTATCGACCTCCTCCGGCAGGGGTCCGCACCGAATATATCGCAAAGACCGATGTTACTTTTTACCCGAAAAACCGATACCCTCAAGAAAAAGATTTCGATCGCCTTCCGGTTTCCATTTGTCGTTTACATAGGTAACCGAAATCCTGTGAACACCGGCTTTCAGATGAACCGAACCGGCTTCAAAGGTAGTAGTGAAGGCGGATACCACCTCCGTCCCCGTTTTTTCCTTATCATCGATTGAAATCCGTATAAGGGCGAATATACCGTCGAGCGGCGTCGAATATCCCCGGACAAATATCTCATAATCATCCTCTTCCCGGCAATAAAAGTCCGCCGTCACGGTTCCCGCCGAATACAGCGCAATTTCGTTATCCGTCTGCCGGAAGTGGGCGATCTTCCCGGCGGGCTTGAAAAACGCAACCGGTATCCATTCCGGTTCGACCGGCGGCGGGACGAATGCCGCGCCGCAATTCGCAAGGAGTACCGATGCGTAACGCATTCCCCGGACCCGGTTGTGCCCCGCAGTATGCCACCTGACGCAGTCACAGACGATACGGCCGGCAGGCGGCGTATCGATCACCGCGATCGCCGGGGGGAGACTGATCAAATGAATCCCGTTTTCATCGGCATCGACCTTCGAAATGATAACGGCATCGACACTGAGATTGCGGTCTTCCCCGTTTTTATAATAATCGTTTACGAAAGATAGTCTCAACGAACACCTCCCTGCGGGAAGACTCATGAAAGTATGGTAGGCTTTGACCTCACTACCGGTAAGCGCGATATAGGTCTCGGGGATTTCCTTCCCGGAGATAACCAGAAGCGGCCATATCCCCTCTGCCCGAGTTCCGCCGGCCATGACCGTTATTCTGTGCAATCCTTCGGAAAGGACATCGATCGTTCCTGAAACCGAACCGTTTGTGGCGAACCTGACCGTGCTCCCGCCGTCGGCAACTTCGACATATTTCCCTTCGCGTTCCCACGTTTCCACTTCATACCGCACCCCGTTGTCCTTCCCGGGGGCGATATCCAGAACGGTATCGGCAATCGCCGGATCGGGATCGAACCCGCGCTGCCAGACCGGTTCTCGGTACTCCCCGATAAAAACAAGATCCTCCCGGCAGATTCCCCCGGAAATCTCGTGATCCCCGTCAAGGAACGTCAGTGGACCGCTTCCCGCTGATAGTGTCAAATCCGGCATTGAAAGGGCCTTCATGAGTCTTTCGAAGGAGTCTTTTTCGGGACAATGCCAGTAGAGAACGGGCTTCCTTTTCTCATCGGTAAGATATTCCGCAAGCAGGGGGATTGATCGATCGAGGGCCTCCCCGCCGCCGTGAAGAAGAACCGGCCCCGTACCCCGTATATCCCGGGCGGCCGGAACCCCGGTGATCTCCCGGTAATCAAGTCCCATCAGGTCAAGCCGGTCGACGAAGGAACCGGCCTCCCTTCCTTCAGCCAGGACAGCGGATACGGAAGCGTGCCGGTATACCGGCGCGAGGAAGGAAATCGCGTTGCCGACGATCATACGCGCCGAGGGTTCATCGGCACAGGAGGTACCGGCAAGCGCCTGACATAAAATGATTCGTCCCCTGCCGAAAGGAAGTTCCACAAGCGGGGACTGGTCGAGGCTGTTATCGCCCCCGGAAACAAGAAGGGCCTTTCCCCCGTGCCCTTCCGGCCGTACAATCTGTTTTTTCGCAACGTAATGGCCGTTCCGCCAGAATCTGAAGGCCCCGGCGGCGAGACCATCGAACAGAGGATGCCGGCGGTCGAGGGGAAAGGTCATCGTCGCCGGATGATCGACGAGCGATATACCGGCGGCGAGTCCTCCGAAAGTTTCCTGCTCCATGACAAAAAGACGTCCGCCATTTTCGAGAAACCTCCGAACATCGGCCGAACCTTCGACACCGCCGCCGATAACGGGAAGACCGTCAACCGCTTCCCGCTTATGGAGAGCATAAGGGCCGATGAGGAGTATCGTTTTTTCGGGCTGAAATCGCGAAATTTCCTTCAGGTTCGATATCCGGGAGGCATCGATTTTTTCTCCCCCCAACGCCCACCGCTTCCCCGGATCGTAAATCGCAAGAGCTATCCCTTTGGGTACGGTGAGCGGTTTTTTTTCGAAGATGGAAAAGGCCGTCTCCGTCGAATGAACAATCTTTCCGTCCGTTTCGAGTGAGGCGGTAAACTTCCTTCCCCCGACGCATTCGGCATCCGGCATCGGAACATTGACCGTCGCGACGGTACGCCCGCCCGGACCCAGCTTAAAATCATCCGATTCACCGGATGCTATTCCCCGGAGGTTCCATTTCAGCTTCAGCGACAGCGCGCGGGGGCTGTCGTTGAACACATCGAAATGCCTCGACACAATTTCACCGGCAAAGAATCTCGAATCGAGTTCGCGCGCGAACGCCGCAACCGGTTCGTAAACCCGTTTCTGGGTCCGGAAGAGCACACCGCCGGTATCGATCCGCCCCCCCGAATCGGCGATCGTCCACGGACACATTCCCGAAACGCCGGCGCGCCGGTAGGCGATCGTCTGGAATTCCCATGCAAGCGCCTTCGCCCTGATGCGGTAGTCTTTCAGGTTTCCGTACGCCTCGTCCCCGAAAAAAACGGTGCCCGGAGCGTAATCCTCCCTCGGTATCCAGAGATACTCCCCGATGTAGAGGGGTTTTTCCCTGTCCCAGAAAAACTCTTCTCCCCTGCTTCCCATGAGTCCTCCCTCCGTCCCCGTTACGACCCTCTCGGAAAGCCAATCCGCGGTATCGGGATAATCCGAATATTCGGGCATTTCATGGGGATAGTGAAGACCGATGACATCTGCGACACCGCCGGGATCGAGATCGGCCTCATAGGTGACGAGATGGTCGGGATCGAGCTTTTTCAGTCTCACTCCCAAAGCGGCGAGATTTTTTTCCGCATTATCCGAGTATCTCGACGCCCCGCAGTGGAGAAGTTCGTTTTCGATACTCCACATAACAAGGCACGGGTGATTCCGGTCCCTCAGGACCATGCCCGAAAGATGATTCCAGACGTTTTCCCAGAAGCGATCGTCGTTATACGCATACCCCCCGCCCCCGTCGCACCAGAGGGCGCCTTCTTCGATTATCATAAGACCGATTTCGTCCGCCAGTGAAAGCCATTTGCGCTGCCACGGCTGTGTGTGAAAACGGAAAGCGACATTGTTTCCCGCCTTTATTGTCTCGAGGGCTTCCCGTACTTCCGCGTCCGTCTGATATGAGGAGGCCGGCCATCCGCTCGAGGCAAGAAGATGCCGCTTTACCCCGTTCAGATAGAACTCTGGCCCCTCGGCCCAGAGTTCCCTGAACCCTATCCGTTCGTCACAGGCATCGATGATCCGGCCGGTCGAAGCGTCCTCGAGAAAAAGACGCAGCCGGTATAAAAAGGGGTCCTCCGGCGACCAAAAACGGATCTCCCCGCCGAAGATGGAAACCGATAACGACCAGCCGCCCTTCTCATCGACAACCGAAGACCGAAGGGCCAAAACACACTCCCCGCGGTCCTCTCCGTCCGGATTTTCTTCGAAGACCTCCCCCCGGACGCGGAGGACGCGGGCGTAAGACGATGATGTTCCCCTTACCGAAAGGGTTTTCTTCCGGTACGATGTCGAAACCGCGATATCGGAAAGGTGTGCGCGGGGACGCGCCGAGAGTATCACGTCGTCCCAGATACCGTAGGAGGTAAAGTGACCGCCGATCGGGGCGAGTATGTTCCCCGCGGGATATCCGCGTAAAGTATCCCACCCCGCCTCCGTCCCCGGAGGAATGGCGAATCCGGGTGCGAATGTCGCACTCCAGTCCCGGCAGCGGATGTCGAGCGTCACACTCCCTCCCGGCCTGATGTGGTCCGTCACATCGATTTCGAAAGGGGTCCATCCGTCGAGCCGCGAAGCGATCAGGCGGCCGTCGATATACACATGCGGATCGAATCTTGCCCCGACGAGCAGCAGGAAGACGGCCAGCCCGTCCCACTTATCCGGAATTCGGATGTCCCTCCGGTACCAGACATAGCGGCTCCCCCCGACCGCGTTGCCGCTTATCAGGCACGGAACACTCATGGTTTTCCATGCGGCGCTTTTGGCTACTGCGGCGCCTTCCGACGTCGTCGCCACCTGCCACTTTCCGTTCAGCGACAGTTCCTCTCTCTCTCCCGGCACAAGGGGTATTTCTTTTTGGGGGGCGGCGGACAGCCTCAGCGGAAGGCCTGGCGCAATGAACGTAATAAGACACACGATGTGAATCATGACACGGGAAACCTGCCGGGTGTTCATCCGGTCAACCCGCGCGGGATGCGGCGTTTTCGAAATATTCCCAAAGGATTTCGGTAAGCTCGGGGACATACTCGATCTCGTAAATTATTTTGAGAAATCCGCCGACGTTTTTTTCTATCGAACCGATCGTCCCTTTTACGTTGAAACGGTATGTCTGGAAATACAGTTTCGAGACAAACCCGTATCCCTCTTTAAGATTCGGATCGACTCCCGGAATCGAAAGGGTGAGGTTGTTGACGGAAAGGGATATCAGTTTCGCTTCGACGGTCCGCTTTCCGATATGGCATTCGATATAATTATTGAATTTGAGAAGGCGGGAGGTATCGTTATTGACGAAAACATGTCTGTCCTTCAGCTTCTCGTACTGTTTGCGTAAATTTGCCTTGAATGCAAGAAACTCGCCGATTATCGTGATGAGTGCTTCCGGATAGCTTTTATACGATACCTCGATGAGGCACATGTTCTCTTTTCCCTTTATCGGCTCGATCCTGTCGATAATGGCCCAGACGAAAAACTTGAGGGGTATGCCCTTGAGATCTTTCTGAAAGGTAAATTTGAGGGCAGCGAGTTTTGAGAGGTACTGCGTGAAAAAAGGAAGCTCCCTTTCGTTCAATACCGCGAAAAGAAGGGCTTTTTTCATTGACACCTGATACGGGGCGCAGATGATGATATAATTTTCGATTTTCAGGAGGGTTTGGGACTGCAGGAGCCCCATTTTCTGGATAGCGAACCGGTCAAGCCGTACGATATTCGACGAATATTCTTTCCAGTACGATTTTATTTTGCTTTTTACCATCTCACTTATAATATTATATGGATGGATGGCGGAGTCAAGCAAAATACCTTTTTATTAT
This is a stretch of genomic DNA from Spirochaetales bacterium. It encodes these proteins:
- a CDS encoding SPOR domain-containing protein, with translation MESKHILIVIICICAFLVVVFGVGFWWTLPELEKQTDSAGGDRSGTSYDIIQHTRSESEPIGLKPTAAPSETMEITYGEKEERDAGETADELSEEESEKTKETEVKTEAEKNDTKKEEPTNKEEKQEKVVIRVERKKETYPKVWVEKPEATKKITAAPTPAPRKEKRVIEYWIQIGAYKSKSKSEEQNEKLLQHGFQARIQTKDVNGTTYYRVRIGPYRNKAEAEKFLSWIKVIDGMEDSYISEVPTQKHTN
- a CDS encoding glycosyltransferase encodes the protein MHIGIFTDTYYPVINGVSTSTLSFSEELVKRGHHVSIFCPRYKGTKNEPKDPSKPGISVYRCFGFPLPTHQEHYITFPWLGFRVDIEALNLDIIHIQHPLLVSGYGVWISKKLGIPLTHTYHTHFEQYGHYIFLPRRIMRVLVKAVSKLICGLGSYTFVPSPQIKRILEGYGVTSRLVLCPTGIDIEGMKRTVNQELVDRHLDIDRKKRILLFASRICREKSVGYVVKAFPLIKKKIPDAILILSGDGPLVPEVTEMIKQMKMTDSIILKGYLSREDLYAYYKAADIFVFPSISETQGLVVLEAQAFGTPVVGVSQNGVQMIMEGNRGGLLASSRNHEEIAELCIALLSDRSLYEEKSREAADNAHSWRADKFVAVMEKHFREAIDEYKKKPGKPLLRRLHSV
- the polA gene encoding DNA polymerase I encodes the protein MEKEPVYLIDGYSLIYRAYYVHLRNPLRNPKGENTSSIFGFFRSLDKLMKLKKPQYIGVIMDSTTPTFRHDMYPEYKATRQKAPPDLHAQIPRIEKILEARGIACIRKDGYEADDIIATIAGLCSAEKRPCWILSKDKDLLQLVDESVKIINLEKGFEDLVEWGREEVFKNKGLYPEQIIDYLSLMGDTSDNIPGVRGIGEKSALKLLADWKTLDNIYAHLDDIAPESQRRKLAEGRESARMSRELIVLKRDVPFYGIESLIRRPPDRMRVIELYREEDMKSFLSDLDEENVPDTGLSATAPGTYRPVTTLGEIDSWIGAAKKAGVFSFDVETDNKDAMRARPIGISLAIEKGRACYIPIHAHNVQCPDEEDIKKRIASLLEDASLRLVGQNIKYDYKVMKRWGIEIRNCYFDTMVAAWVCDATAGRYNMDTLSERHLHYKTIRYSELIPRGDSSTLEELDIAAVSDYAGEDADITLRLYHFFSNLFGEKGNEKLEKLFYETEMPLVTILAEMELNGIILDHEKLSRYGKEIDGSLIEIEKQIYRDVGHEFNIRSTKELQKVLFEELSLPRLKKTKTGYSTDSQVLEELQNQSTVAQSVLRHRILSKLKSTYVDTLPEQIIGETGRLHTHYLQTGTATGRLSSIEPNLQNIPVREDEGRRIRDAFTAARGCLFLSADYSQIELMILAHLSNDLRLIEAFSTGKDIHTHTAAVLFHEKEEEVLPAHRRVGKTINFGVIYGMSSYRLSRDLKIARADADRFISAYFTEYAGVDEFRKQTIKKAEKQGYVETLWGRRRRLPNINNPNKTVKTAEERIAVNTPIQGTAADIVKRAMISVTDACAKRNLKTKLLLQVHDELIFEVPEEEADEAGRLIKKTMEEAVPLKVPLKVSIEKGKTWGEIH
- a CDS encoding sigma-54-dependent Fis family transcriptional regulator, producing MNMKTIFPLDPLLLVDDEEDVLESYKMALKFNGINNFILCSDSREVPGMLAERKISVAVLDLFMPHVKGQDLLSLIKEKYPQIPVIVVTGSNKVETAVECMKCGAFDYMVKPVENSRLTSSIRTALEIRELQFEVDTLKRQVLSQDIHHPEVFAEIITTANALKSIFKYAEAIACTPKPVLVTGESGVGKELIARAIHRLSNRTGNFVPVNVGGLDDTMFSDTLFGHKKGAFTGADSSRPGLIEQASGGTLFLDEIGDMDNTSQVKLLRLLQDKEYYPLGSDVVKISDARIIAATNTDLEQKQNDNTFRNDLYYRLIIHHIHMPPLRERPEDIPLLINHFVEQSAQSMSRKTPGIPDQIFPLLSSYHFPGNIRELQSMIYDAVSRCETPVLSLSVFKEYIKKRTGGNAREDSRTAKKDFSISYSGRIPTLKEAEDFFIEKALERAKGNQSIAATYLGINQSTLSRRLKEKQG